A region of the Pseudomonas asiatica genome:
TGACCTTCGCCGGCCTGGATATCGCCGAGCTGTCGCACCTGTCGCTGCAGGCGCTGGCCGAGGTGTTCCGCAAGGTGGCGGCAGCAGACTACCTGGCACAACAGCAGGACGACCTGACCCTGGAAAAGCGCCTGGCTGCCCAACGCATCGCCAACGAGCTGCTCGAACGCATCGACACACTGCTCGACCTGGGCCTGGGCTACCTGGCCCTGGAGCGCAGCACCCCGACCCTGTCCTCTGGCGAGCTGCAACGCCTGCGCCTGGCCACCCAGCTGAACTCGCAGTTGTTTGGCGTGATCTACGTGCTCGACGAGCCTTCGGCCGGTTTGCACCCGGCCGACAGCGAAGCCCTGTTCGAGGCGCTGCAGCGCCTGAAGCACGCGGGCAACTCGGTCTATGTGGTGGAACACGACCTGGACACCATGCGCCGCGCCGACTGGCTGGTGGATGTAGGGCCTGCCGCTGGCGAGCATGGCGGCACCATCCTCTACAGCGGGCCGCCCACGGGCCTGGCCCAGGTCGAGCAGTCGAGCACCCGGGCCTACCTGTTCAGTGCACCGGCCCAGACCACGCGCGCACCACGCCAGGCCCACGACTGGCTGAAGCTCGAAGGCATCAGCCGCAACAACCTGAACAACCTCAGTGCGCAATTCCCGCTGGGCTGCTTTACCGCCGTTACCGGTATTTCCGGGTCGGGCAAGTCGAGCCTCGTCAGCCAGGCCCTGCTGGAGCTGGTGGGTGCGCACCTGGGCCATGCCGCCCAACGCAACGAGCCCGAAGAGCAGAGCCTGGAAGATGAACCTGAACAGGCCAGCGGCGGGCATGTGAGCGCTGGCCTTGGCAGCATCAGGCGCCTGGTGCAGGTCGATCAGAAGCCGATCGGCCGTACGCCCCGCTCCAACCTGGCCACCTACACCGGCCTGTTCGACCATGTGCGCAAGTTGTTCGCCGCCACCGAACAGGCCAAGGCAAAAGGCTTCGATGCCGGGCGTTTCTCCTTCAACGTTGCCAAGGGGCGCTGCGAGAACTGCGAGGGCGAAGGCTTCGTCAGCGTCGAGTTGCTGTTCATGCCCAGCGTCTATGCGCCCTGCCCGACCTGCCATGGCGCCCGTTACAACCCGGAAACCCTGGCGGTGAGCTGGCAGGGCATGAACATTGCGCAGGTGCTGCAGCTGACGGTCGACCAGGCCCTGCTGGTGTTCGCCGAACAGCCAGCGGCGCGGCGCTGCCTGCAGGTGCTGCAGGACATCGGCCTGGGCTATCTGCGCCTGGGCCAGCCGGCCACCGAACTGTCCGGCGGCGAGGCGCAGCGCATCAAGCTGGCCACCGAGCTGCAACGCATGGCCCGCGGGGCGACGCTGTATGTACTGGACGAACCCACCAACGGCTTGCACCCGCAGGACATCGACCGGCTGCTGGTGCAGCTCAACCGCCTGGTCGATGGCGGGCACAGCGTGGTGGTGGTCGAGCATGACATGCGAGTGGTGGCGCAGAGCGACTGGGTGATCGACATCGGGCCTGGGGCCGGGGATGCCGGGGGCCAGGTGGTGGTCAGCGGCACGCCACAGGTGGTGGCCGGGTGTGCTGAAAGCCGCACTGCGGAGTTTCTGGCCAAGGCCTTGTAGCGCCTGCACCGGCCTCTTCGCGGGTAAACCCGCTCCCACAGGTACTGCACAGCTTGCAAGATCTGTGGTGAACCTCTAGCTCCCACAGGTACTGCACAGCTTTGCAAGATCTTTGGTGAACCTCTGGCTCCCACAGGTACTGCACAGCTTGCAAGATCTGTGGTGACCCTGTGGGAGCGGGTTTACCCGCGAAGAGGCCGGTGCAGGCTGTAGACTGTTTTTTTGCAACGGCCGCTGAAGTACAGTCTGCCCCATGGACAAATACGCCCCCCGCCAGTGGCTCCCCCACGAAAAACCCAGCCTGCCGGGCTCCCCCTCCACGCCCCTGCACACGCCCGCCAAACGCCTGGCCTACGGCGTGGTCGGGCTGCTGGTGGCGATCACCGGTGGCCTGGGCAACGCGCTGGTCACCGCCAACCTTGTGTTCCTGCAAGGAGCGCTGGGCGCAACCACGGCGGAAATGGCCTGGTTGCCGGCCGCCTACGTGATGACCAACGTGTCCATCAACCTGCTGCTGGTGAAGTTCCGCCAGCAATTCGGCCTGCGCGCGTTCACCGAGGTGTTCCTGGTGCTCTATGCCCTGGTCACCTTCGCCCACCTGCTGGTAAACGACCTCAATTCGGCCATCGCCGTGCGGGCAGCGCATGGCATGGTCGGTGCCGCGCTCAGCTCGCTGGGGCTGTACTACATGATCCAGGCGTTCCCGGCGCAATGGCGGCTGAAGGCGATGGTGCTTGGCCTGGGCGCCTCGCAGCTGGCGTTGCCGCTGGCGCGGATCTTCTCCGAAGACCTGCTGCAGATCGCCGAATGGCGCGGCCTGTACCTGTTCGAACTGGGCCTGGCGCTGGCCGCGCTGGGCTGCGTGCTGATGCTCAAGCTGCCCCCCGGTGACCGCTTCAAGACCTTCGAGCCGCTGGACTTTCTCACCTTCTCGCTGATGGCCAGCGGCACCGCGCTGCTGTGCGCCGTGCTGTCACTCGGGCGTATCGACTGGTGGCTGGAGGCGCCCTGGATCGGCATGGCCCTGGCGGCCTCGATCGCGCTGATCTTCAGCGGCCTGGCCATCGAGCACAACCGCCAGAACCCGCTGCTGATGACCCGCTGGCTGGGCAGCGGCGCGATCATTCGCCTGGCCCTGTGCGTGGTGCTGATTCGCATGGTCACCTCGGAGCAGTCCACCGGGGCGGTCGGCTTCCTGCAGGCGCTGAACCTGGGCAGCGAGCAGATGCGCACGCTGTACGCGGTCATGCTGCTGGGCGCGGTGGCCGGCCTGGCCAGCAGTGCCTTCACCATCAACCCCAACCACCTGGTGATCCCGCTGTTCATCTCGCTGCTGGCCATGGCCACCGGCGCCTTCATGGACAGCAGTTCGAGCAACCTCACCCGCCCGGCACAGATGTACCTCAGCCAGTTCCTGCTGGCGTTCGGCAGCACCTTCTTCCTCGGCCCGTCCATGGCCCTTGGCATCAGCCATGTGCGCGCCAACCCGCGCAACCTGGTGAGTTTCTCGGTGCTGTTCGGCATCTGCAACAACCTCGGCGGCCTGATTGGCGCGGCACTGCTGGGCACCTTCCAGACCTGGCGGGAAAAATTCCACTCCAGCCACCTGATGGACCGCCTCAGCTACCTGGAACCCTTGGTCACGGCCCGTGTGCAAAGTGGCGGTGCCGGCTACGGCGGCATCATCGCCGACCCGGCCCTGCGCAGCGAAGCCGGCATGCGCCTGCTGGCCAGTGCCGCCACCCGCGAGGCGAATATCATGGCCTACAACGATGTGTTCGTGCTGATCGGCAGCATCGCTATTCTGACCATGATCTGGATCTGCATCCGTAGCACCTGGCTCTGGCACACCAAACGCCGGGCCATTTCCCCTGACTCCACCCCCGGCGCGCCCACCCGATGACCGACGACACCCGCACCACGACCACCACTGCCATCGCCGAAACCCCGGAAGGCGCCACGCCGCCCAGCGAGCCGACCAGCCCGGTGCGTTCGCGGCGGGTGCGGATCCTGTCGTCGATCAGCTTCGCCTGCGTGGCCCTGGCCGGCATCCTGCTGGTGCTGTATGCCTGGCGCCTGCCGCCATTCAGCAGCGCCATCGAAAGCACCGAGAACGCCCTGGTGCGCGGCCAGGTGACCATCATCGGGCCGCAGCTGAGCGGCTATATCGTCGATGTGCCGGTGCATGACTTCCAGTTCGTCAAGGCCGGCGACCTGCTGGTGCAACTGGACGACCGCATCTACAAGCAACGCCTGGCCCAGGCCATCGCCCAGCTGCAGCAACAACAGGCGGCCCTGGCCAACAACCTGCAGCAGCGCAACAGTGCCGAAGCCACCATTGCCCAGCGCCAGGCCGCCATCGGCGATGCCGCCGCCCAGGCAACCAAGGCCAGGGCCGACCTCGGCCGCAACCAGGCGCTGGTCAGCGATGGCTCGGTGTCGCGGCGCGATCTGGACCTGGCCCGGGCCAGCGAAGCCGCTGCGGTCGCCAGCCTGGCCCAGGCCAAGGCGGCACTGGAAATCGCCCGCCAGGACCGCGAAACCGTGGTGGTCAACCGGGCCG
Encoded here:
- a CDS encoding excinuclease ABC subunit UvrA, giving the protein MPPRPTTPTGFIRVRGAREHNLKNIDVDIPRDALVVFTGVSGSGKSSLAFSTLYAEAQRRYFESVAPYARRLIDQVGVPDVDAIEGLPPAVALQQQRGTPSARSSVGSVTTLSSSIRMLYSRAGHYPAGQSMLYAEDFSPNTPQGACPECHGMGRVYEVNEATMVPDPSLTIRERAVAAWPMAWQGQNLRDILVTLGYDVDTPWRDLPQAQRDWILFTEETPTAPVYAGLTPAQTRAALKRKLEPSYQGTFMGARRYVLHTFMHSQSAQMRKRVAQFMRPSPCPLCQGKRLKREALGVTFAGLDIAELSHLSLQALAEVFRKVAAADYLAQQQDDLTLEKRLAAQRIANELLERIDTLLDLGLGYLALERSTPTLSSGELQRLRLATQLNSQLFGVIYVLDEPSAGLHPADSEALFEALQRLKHAGNSVYVVEHDLDTMRRADWLVDVGPAAGEHGGTILYSGPPTGLAQVEQSSTRAYLFSAPAQTTRAPRQAHDWLKLEGISRNNLNNLSAQFPLGCFTAVTGISGSGKSSLVSQALLELVGAHLGHAAQRNEPEEQSLEDEPEQASGGHVSAGLGSIRRLVQVDQKPIGRTPRSNLATYTGLFDHVRKLFAATEQAKAKGFDAGRFSFNVAKGRCENCEGEGFVSVELLFMPSVYAPCPTCHGARYNPETLAVSWQGMNIAQVLQLTVDQALLVFAEQPAARRCLQVLQDIGLGYLRLGQPATELSGGEAQRIKLATELQRMARGATLYVLDEPTNGLHPQDIDRLLVQLNRLVDGGHSVVVVEHDMRVVAQSDWVIDIGPGAGDAGGQVVVSGTPQVVAGCAESRTAEFLAKAL
- a CDS encoding MFS transporter, with translation MDKYAPRQWLPHEKPSLPGSPSTPLHTPAKRLAYGVVGLLVAITGGLGNALVTANLVFLQGALGATTAEMAWLPAAYVMTNVSINLLLVKFRQQFGLRAFTEVFLVLYALVTFAHLLVNDLNSAIAVRAAHGMVGAALSSLGLYYMIQAFPAQWRLKAMVLGLGASQLALPLARIFSEDLLQIAEWRGLYLFELGLALAALGCVLMLKLPPGDRFKTFEPLDFLTFSLMASGTALLCAVLSLGRIDWWLEAPWIGMALAASIALIFSGLAIEHNRQNPLLMTRWLGSGAIIRLALCVVLIRMVTSEQSTGAVGFLQALNLGSEQMRTLYAVMLLGAVAGLASSAFTINPNHLVIPLFISLLAMATGAFMDSSSSNLTRPAQMYLSQFLLAFGSTFFLGPSMALGISHVRANPRNLVSFSVLFGICNNLGGLIGAALLGTFQTWREKFHSSHLMDRLSYLEPLVTARVQSGGAGYGGIIADPALRSEAGMRLLASAATREANIMAYNDVFVLIGSIAILTMIWICIRSTWLWHTKRRAISPDSTPGAPTR
- a CDS encoding HlyD family secretion protein, translated to MTDDTRTTTTTAIAETPEGATPPSEPTSPVRSRRVRILSSISFACVALAGILLVLYAWRLPPFSSAIESTENALVRGQVTIIGPQLSGYIVDVPVHDFQFVKAGDLLVQLDDRIYKQRLAQAIAQLQQQQAALANNLQQRNSAEATIAQRQAAIGDAAAQATKARADLGRNQALVSDGSVSRRDLDLARASEAAAVASLAQAKAALEIARQDRETVVVNRAALEASVENAKAAVELARIDLDNTRVTAPRDGQLGQIGTRLGAYVNSGAQLMALVPDTLWVIANMKETQMADVRIGQPVSFTVDALNHLKLHGHVQQISPATGSEFALLQADNATGNFVKIAQRIPVRITVDADQPEARRLRPGMSVVVSIDTRSQD